One segment of Acidobacteriota bacterium DNA contains the following:
- a CDS encoding phosphatidylserine decarboxylase, with protein sequence MAKEGIPFIGLFLVPAFGFVALGWWIAAGLCLILALFMAFFFRDPRRDSPVDDRVVVSPADGRIVMAAAVDDRARNSPTQISIFLSPLDVHINRSPIAGEIVDVVYKPGAFHIASRDIASVENEQNVVTVRGERLTIVFRQIAGVIARRIVLWKKKGDRVALGERVGLMKFSSRMDVILPAEVDVIVHKGDRVIGGVSVLGRLRDK encoded by the coding sequence ATGGCAAAAGAAGGAATACCTTTTATAGGCTTGTTTCTCGTTCCCGCCTTTGGCTTTGTCGCTCTGGGTTGGTGGATCGCGGCCGGGTTGTGTCTGATACTTGCACTTTTCATGGCGTTCTTCTTTCGCGATCCCAGGCGCGACAGCCCGGTGGATGATCGCGTCGTAGTGTCGCCGGCGGACGGACGAATCGTGATGGCGGCGGCGGTCGATGATCGAGCCAGGAATTCCCCGACCCAGATCTCGATCTTTCTCTCGCCGCTCGATGTGCACATCAATCGCTCGCCCATCGCCGGCGAGATCGTCGATGTCGTTTACAAGCCCGGCGCCTTTCATATCGCCTCACGCGATATCGCTTCGGTTGAAAACGAACAGAATGTTGTCACTGTTCGCGGAGAGAGGCTGACGATCGTGTTTCGACAGATTGCCGGGGTGATTGCGCGGCGGATCGTGCTGTGGAAAAAGAAGGGCGATCGGGTCGCACTGGGCGAGCGGGTCGGTCTGATGAAGTTCAGCTCGCGTATGGACGTCATCTTGCCGGCCGAGGTGGACGTGATAGTGCACAAAGGCGACCGGGTTATTGGAGGTGTGAGCGTTCTCGGACGCCTGCGCGATAAGTAA
- a CDS encoding type II secretion system F family protein, which yields MAEYTCRLGTPTGEVVTRTVEATAERDLRSKLEREGFRVFSIASTGSVNIRRAFGGEQHVRKIKTEDFLLFNQQLSALLRAGLPILQAIGILRKRVHNEQLRLTLEDVEAKVRAGHALSEAFAAQGDAFPRIYIASILAGERAGSLDEVLLRYVSYQKTITEARRKIKKSLAYPAVLVGASFILVMVLSTYVIPQFMKLYSGVGAQELPTVTIVVVSTADFISSNLIWLIPAIVGGLIFIFFWRRTPTGRLTIDRWILRTPVAGETVRQMTIAQFTRSLATLLAGGITLPESVEIASESITNRALRLASSGVLTGIREGSPFTDSLEASGWVSELAIDMIGVGERSGALREMLDEVANFYDSEIDVRLNTITTFIEPVILIFMGSLVMTILLAMYLPLFYMIGNMGQSQPIPR from the coding sequence ATGGCTGAGTACACTTGCAGGCTTGGGACGCCTACGGGCGAAGTGGTGACGCGAACGGTCGAGGCGACCGCCGAACGCGATCTTCGGTCGAAGCTCGAACGCGAAGGCTTTCGAGTCTTCTCGATCGCTTCGACTGGATCGGTGAACATTCGCCGGGCGTTCGGAGGCGAGCAGCACGTTCGCAAGATCAAGACGGAAGACTTTCTGCTCTTCAATCAGCAGCTCTCGGCCCTGCTGCGAGCCGGGCTACCAATACTCCAGGCGATTGGCATCCTCCGCAAACGCGTTCACAACGAACAACTCAGGCTCACTCTCGAGGACGTAGAAGCGAAAGTGCGGGCGGGCCACGCGCTATCAGAAGCGTTCGCCGCACAGGGCGATGCGTTCCCGCGCATCTACATCGCTTCGATTCTCGCGGGCGAGCGCGCGGGTTCACTCGACGAAGTGCTGCTGCGATACGTCAGCTATCAGAAAACCATCACCGAAGCGCGGCGCAAAATAAAGAAGTCGCTTGCCTACCCGGCGGTGCTCGTGGGCGCTTCCTTCATACTGGTGATGGTGCTTTCGACTTACGTTATTCCGCAATTCATGAAGCTGTACAGCGGTGTCGGCGCGCAGGAACTGCCGACCGTAACCATAGTCGTGGTCAGCACCGCTGACTTCATAAGCTCAAACCTGATCTGGTTGATACCGGCCATCGTTGGCGGATTGATCTTTATCTTTTTCTGGAGACGGACGCCAACCGGCAGGCTGACGATCGATCGCTGGATCCTGAGAACGCCTGTCGCAGGCGAGACAGTTCGTCAGATGACGATAGCGCAGTTCACTAGAAGCCTTGCGACGCTGCTGGCGGGCGGCATAACGCTGCCGGAATCCGTGGAGATCGCCAGCGAGTCGATCACCAACCGTGCGCTCAGACTCGCGAGTAGCGGCGTGCTTACAGGCATCCGGGAAGGCAGTCCGTTCACCGACAGCCTCGAGGCTTCGGGCTGGGTCTCGGAGCTTGCGATCGACATGATTGGCGTGGGCGAACGCTCCGGCGCGCTGCGCGAAATGCTCGATGAAGTCGCTAACTTTTATGATTCCGAGATCGACGTAAGGCTCAACACGATAACCACCTTCATTGAGCCGGTGATACTGATTTTCATGGGCAGCCTGGTGATGACGATCCTGCTTGCAATGTATCTGCCGCTGTTCTATATGATCGGAAACATGGGCCAGAGCCAGCCCATACCACGGTGA
- a CDS encoding ABC transporter permease codes for MRVSANKSEEPHISEGVSYNLPDKPVVTIEAHKSWVPLDLRALWAYRELLYFLMWRDIRVRYKQTVLGAAWAVIQPLVTMIIFTYFFGKLVRMPTDGVPYPIFVYTALLLWTFFSNGVTNGANSLIGSSNLITKVYFPRLIIPSAAVGAGLLDFAIASILLIGLLVYYGFAVTWAYLMILPLIVLTTLFALGVGIWFSALNVRYRDVRYALPFLIQVWFFVSPIIYPTSLVPEEWRWLLALNPFTGIVEAFRASLFGRELPWLALAYSAGFAVIMLIYSSYTFRRMERSFAEII; via the coding sequence GTGAGGGTCTCTGCTAACAAGTCCGAGGAACCCCATATCTCCGAAGGTGTGTCATACAACTTGCCGGACAAGCCTGTGGTCACGATTGAGGCGCACAAGTCATGGGTCCCGCTCGACCTTCGTGCTTTATGGGCTTATCGGGAGCTGCTTTATTTTCTGATGTGGCGCGATATCAGGGTTCGCTACAAACAGACCGTTTTGGGCGCCGCATGGGCGGTGATACAGCCGCTGGTAACGATGATAATCTTCACATATTTCTTCGGCAAACTGGTGCGGATGCCGACTGACGGAGTACCGTACCCAATATTCGTCTACACCGCGTTGTTGCTTTGGACATTCTTCTCAAACGGCGTGACCAACGGCGCAAACAGTTTGATTGGCAGCAGCAACCTAATCACCAAAGTGTATTTCCCGAGGCTGATAATCCCTTCGGCAGCGGTAGGAGCGGGTTTGCTCGATTTCGCGATCGCATCTATTTTGCTGATCGGCCTGCTGGTCTATTATGGCTTCGCGGTGACCTGGGCGTACCTGATGATTTTGCCGCTGATCGTGCTCACAACGTTGTTCGCACTCGGCGTGGGCATATGGTTTTCGGCTCTGAATGTGCGATACAGAGACGTACGGTACGCGCTACCGTTTCTAATTCAGGTTTGGTTCTTCGTTTCGCCGATCATATATCCGACGAGCCTCGTCCCTGAAGAGTGGAGGTGGCTTCTCGCTTTGAATCCGTTTACCGGTATCGTGGAGGCCTTTCGCGCGTCGCTCTTCGGGCGGGAACTGCCCTGGCTTGCGCTTGCCTATTCAGCCGGGTTTGCTGTGATTATGCTCATCTACTCTTCCTACACGTTTCGTCGGATGGAGCGGAGTTTCGCGGAGATCATCTGA
- a CDS encoding DUF692 domain-containing protein, with translation MKNSEPSLGIGIGWRPELALSIARDTTIGFVEIVAENISPDRIPLPLRQLAERGVKVVPHGISLSLGGAEPPSSQRLSRIARLAEDLNAPLVSEHFAFVRAGGVEAGHLLPVQRTREALDLLVENILEAKAALPVPLALENIATLFEWPRAEMDEATFIAEALERTDSLLLLDVSNLYANARNHDWDANEYLDRLPLERLAYVHIAGGISRNGLYHDTHAHAIPAAGLDLLAEVCSRVDIRGVMLERDDHFPEWSELAAELDAIAEARARGARRRELAYVF, from the coding sequence ATGAAGAACAGCGAGCCCAGTCTTGGAATCGGAATCGGTTGGCGACCCGAGCTGGCGCTTTCGATTGCGCGCGACACCACGATTGGCTTCGTGGAGATCGTCGCCGAAAACATCTCGCCCGATCGGATACCCCTTCCGCTCAGGCAACTCGCGGAGCGAGGAGTTAAGGTTGTACCGCACGGCATCTCGCTTTCACTCGGCGGCGCGGAGCCGCCCTCGAGCCAACGGCTCTCACGGATCGCTCGACTCGCCGAGGACCTCAACGCCCCGCTGGTGAGCGAACACTTTGCTTTTGTTCGCGCAGGGGGCGTCGAAGCGGGACATCTGTTGCCGGTGCAAAGGACCCGCGAAGCGCTCGATCTGCTGGTTGAGAATATTCTCGAAGCGAAAGCTGCGTTGCCAGTGCCGTTAGCGCTTGAGAACATCGCGACGCTCTTTGAATGGCCTCGAGCGGAAATGGATGAAGCGACGTTCATCGCCGAAGCGCTCGAGCGCACCGACTCGCTATTGCTGCTCGATGTCTCGAACCTCTACGCGAACGCCCGCAATCACGATTGGGACGCGAACGAGTATCTCGACAGGCTGCCGCTCGAGCGGCTCGCTTACGTTCACATTGCGGGCGGCATCTCTAGAAACGGGCTTTATCACGACACCCACGCACACGCGATTCCGGCAGCCGGGTTGGACCTGCTCGCAGAAGTCTGCTCGCGCGTTGACATACGCGGCGTGATGCTCGAACGCGACGATCACTTTCCAGAATGGAGTGAGCTCGCCGCCGAGCTGGACGCTATTGCGGAAGCCCGAGCGCGCGGCGCACGTCGAAGAGAGTTGGCTTATGTATTCTGA
- a CDS encoding DUF465 domain-containing protein, protein MSFSDTEALKQQLMANDVRFAELASTHGEYERRLVELAALHYPSAEEQMEEATLKKKKLFLKDQMEMIMRRHKEQGAGH, encoded by the coding sequence ATGAGTTTTTCCGACACCGAAGCGCTCAAGCAGCAGCTTATGGCCAATGATGTACGGTTCGCGGAACTGGCGAGCACTCACGGGGAGTACGAGAGGAGATTGGTCGAGTTGGCCGCGCTGCACTATCCGAGCGCTGAGGAGCAGATGGAGGAAGCAACCTTAAAGAAGAAGAAGCTATTTCTAAAAGACCAGATGGAAATGATCATGCGCCGCCATAAAGAACAAGGCGCAGGTCACTGA
- a CDS encoding VWA domain-containing protein: MGCKPGARRAAAAAIMFSTLLSSAGAQRKQRDVSVSDRDITILVTAHPHNERTREAALKLKGDDFAVREEKRPQQIISVKSSSEAPPILALLIQDDLVSRVNNEIKGIKEFIRRLPEGSRVMTAYITSGTLQVAQDFTTDRERAANSLRIVHGSSSSSPYNPYVEVVEALRRFDSQPAGRRMILMISDGLDTSHGFRSSSPTLSVDLDRAIREAERRGVAVFSFYAPTVGATSASRMAANFGQGSLIRLADETGGEAFFSGNDFVSFDPYFKEFDGLLGLQWLITYRSSTVGTGFRHIEVTTEQDIHLHHQDGYNWR, encoded by the coding sequence ATGGGTTGCAAGCCAGGAGCGAGGCGAGCCGCCGCCGCCGCAATCATGTTTTCCACGTTATTGTCGAGCGCAGGCGCGCAACGCAAACAGCGCGACGTTTCCGTTTCTGACCGCGACATAACCATCCTGGTGACTGCGCATCCGCACAACGAGCGCACGCGCGAGGCAGCGTTGAAACTCAAGGGGGACGATTTTGCGGTTCGCGAGGAGAAGCGTCCGCAGCAGATCATCTCGGTGAAAAGCTCTTCGGAAGCGCCGCCGATTTTGGCGCTGCTGATCCAGGACGATCTTGTTTCGCGGGTCAACAACGAGATCAAAGGCATCAAGGAGTTCATAAGACGTCTGCCGGAGGGCTCGCGCGTGATGACGGCTTACATCACTAGCGGAACGTTGCAGGTCGCGCAGGACTTCACCACCGATCGCGAGCGCGCGGCGAATTCGCTGCGCATTGTGCATGGCAGTTCATCGAGCTCTCCCTACAACCCATACGTAGAAGTGGTCGAGGCGCTGCGTCGATTTGATTCGCAGCCCGCGGGACGACGAATGATTCTGATGATCTCGGATGGCCTGGACACCTCTCACGGATTTCGAAGTTCGAGCCCTACGCTTTCAGTTGATCTTGATCGCGCGATACGTGAAGCCGAGCGACGCGGCGTTGCAGTGTTCAGTTTCTACGCGCCGACAGTAGGAGCCACCAGCGCGAGCCGAATGGCGGCCAACTTCGGACAGGGCTCGCTGATAAGGCTCGCGGACGAGACCGGAGGCGAAGCGTTTTTCTCCGGCAACGACTTCGTCTCCTTTGATCCGTACTTCAAGGAGTTCGACGGCCTGCTCGGGCTTCAATGGTTGATAACCTATCGAAGCTCAACCGTTGGGACGGGCTTCCGACACATCGAAGTGACGACCGAGCAGGACATCCACTTGCACCACCAGGATGGTTACAACTGGCGGTAG
- a CDS encoding GspE/PulE family protein: MTQEEIAAREKARRYRLRFVDLKIEEPAYHLIHELPVEMMVRHSFVPLDRDGDTLYVAMADPTNLEVIDEIEAQLHVRLKTAFATQTAVEDALKRGDTAARILQDATAGFRTDRMALVRETEHGEEVLDLERLTGDEEMSPIIKLVYTIVLNALERRASDIHIETRDSDVAVKYRIDGALYRAADPIDIAHHQTIVQRIKVMSELDIAERRVPQDGRFRIMIRGRKIDFRVSIMPSIYGENVVIRILDKEQINESFRDLNLDVVGFAPGDLKKFRKFISEPYGMVLVTGPTGSGKTTTLYAALNEIKNEEDKIITIEDPVEYQLQGITQIPVNEKKGLTFARGLRSILRHDPDKIMVGEIRDSETAQIAIQSALTGHLVFTTVHANNVIDVIGRFLNMGVEPYNFVSSLNCVLAQRLVRILCTHCKRQHHPTDEELNESALNPDKYRGEEFYRSVGCEACNLTGYRGRTAIHELLNVTDHIREIIIERRPGSEVRRAARAEGLTSLRESAIAKVFMGVTTLHEINRVTFVE; encoded by the coding sequence ATGACCCAGGAGGAGATCGCCGCGCGAGAGAAGGCGCGGCGCTACAGGTTGAGGTTCGTGGATTTGAAGATCGAAGAGCCGGCTTATCACCTCATTCATGAGTTGCCGGTCGAGATGATGGTCCGGCACAGCTTCGTGCCTCTGGATCGCGACGGCGACACGTTGTACGTGGCGATGGCCGATCCGACGAATCTCGAAGTCATCGACGAAATTGAAGCTCAACTGCACGTGCGATTGAAGACCGCCTTCGCCACGCAAACGGCTGTGGAAGATGCTCTGAAGCGCGGCGATACCGCGGCCCGCATACTCCAGGATGCTACCGCAGGCTTTCGCACTGATCGCATGGCGCTGGTGCGCGAGACCGAGCACGGCGAGGAAGTGCTCGACCTCGAGCGGCTCACCGGCGACGAAGAGATGTCGCCGATAATCAAGCTCGTTTACACCATCGTGCTCAACGCGCTCGAGCGCCGCGCGTCGGACATTCACATCGAAACTCGCGACTCGGACGTCGCCGTGAAGTACCGGATCGACGGCGCGCTGTACCGGGCGGCCGACCCTATCGACATCGCCCACCATCAGACGATCGTGCAGCGCATCAAGGTCATGTCCGAGCTGGATATAGCCGAGCGCCGCGTGCCGCAGGACGGTCGTTTTCGAATCATGATTCGCGGACGCAAGATTGACTTCCGCGTTTCGATAATGCCGTCGATCTACGGCGAGAACGTGGTGATCCGTATTCTTGACAAAGAGCAAATCAACGAATCCTTCCGCGACTTGAATCTGGATGTTGTGGGGTTTGCTCCGGGGGACTTGAAGAAATTCCGCAAGTTCATCTCCGAGCCGTACGGCATGGTTCTGGTGACCGGGCCGACGGGCTCGGGAAAAACGACGACTCTTTATGCCGCGCTCAACGAGATCAAGAACGAGGAAGACAAAATCATCACTATCGAAGATCCTGTCGAGTATCAGCTTCAAGGCATCACACAGATACCGGTGAACGAGAAGAAGGGGTTGACCTTCGCGCGCGGGCTGCGCAGCATACTTCGACACGACCCGGACAAGATAATGGTCGGTGAAATCCGCGATTCCGAAACTGCGCAGATCGCCATTCAGTCGGCGCTCACCGGTCACCTGGTCTTCACTACGGTGCATGCAAACAACGTGATCGATGTGATAGGCCGCTTCCTGAACATGGGCGTTGAACCGTACAATTTCGTTTCATCTTTGAACTGCGTGCTGGCTCAACGGCTCGTGCGTATTCTGTGCACGCACTGCAAGCGCCAGCATCATCCAACCGATGAGGAGCTGAACGAATCGGCGTTGAACCCGGACAAGTATCGCGGTGAAGAGTTTTATCGCTCGGTTGGATGTGAAGCGTGCAACCTTACGGGCTATCGCGGCCGGACGGCGATACACGAGCTGCTGAACGTGACTGATCACATCCGCGAGATAATAATCGAGCGTCGTCCGGGTTCGGAGGTGCGCCGCGCGGCTCGCGCCGAAGGCTTGACCTCGTTGCGCGAGTCAGCGATCGCGAAAGTGTTTATGGGCGTGACTACGCTACACGAGATCAATCGCGTGACGTTTGTTGAGTAG
- a CDS encoding TIGR04222 domain-containing membrane protein, whose product MNPFELRGPEFIGLYIIVLAAACLLAYILRKSVKGVDRDFALRGASLDAYEAAYLSGGAKLATETAIATLLCTKAFRLSFVDNTLSAIAGAPRVSHPFEQTVYRIVESGEATTVKSIRTKAAATANGIATRLQALGLVINVEQNTRAQTLPVIILVMVFLFGAIKVLIGLSRNRPVGFLFVLCCLTALIAFFLYKSSSHRTKAGDDTFERLKRENSALESTAKSKPERLAAGDVALAMGLFGITALAFTDESWSVLKRQILPPVSVSSGGSSWSSSSCSSSSSCGSSGCGGGCGGGGCGGCGS is encoded by the coding sequence ATGAACCCTTTTGAACTGCGCGGCCCGGAGTTTATAGGGCTCTACATCATTGTGTTGGCCGCCGCCTGTTTGCTGGCTTACATCCTGCGGAAGAGTGTTAAGGGCGTTGATCGGGATTTCGCTTTGCGCGGAGCCAGCCTCGACGCGTACGAAGCGGCTTACTTGAGTGGCGGCGCGAAACTCGCGACTGAAACGGCCATCGCCACGCTGCTTTGCACCAAGGCTTTTCGGTTGTCATTCGTTGATAACACGCTATCGGCTATTGCCGGAGCGCCGCGCGTCTCTCATCCGTTCGAGCAAACAGTCTATCGCATCGTCGAATCGGGCGAAGCCACCACGGTTAAGAGCATTCGAACAAAAGCTGCAGCGACGGCCAATGGGATCGCTACGCGGTTGCAAGCGTTAGGTCTGGTCATCAATGTCGAACAAAACACTAGAGCGCAAACCTTGCCGGTAATCATTTTGGTGATGGTGTTCCTTTTCGGGGCGATAAAGGTTCTCATCGGTCTCTCGCGCAATCGCCCGGTTGGATTTCTATTTGTGCTGTGTTGCCTGACCGCCTTGATAGCTTTCTTCCTCTACAAATCGTCTTCGCACCGGACAAAGGCGGGTGATGATACTTTCGAACGGCTCAAGCGTGAGAATTCGGCGTTGGAATCAACGGCAAAATCCAAACCGGAGCGGCTTGCCGCGGGAGATGTGGCTTTGGCGATGGGATTGTTTGGCATAACTGCGCTGGCATTCACGGATGAATCGTGGTCCGTGCTGAAAAGACAAATACTCCCGCCCGTCTCGGTTTCAAGCGGCGGCTCATCCTGGAGCAGCTCATCTTGCAGCAGTTCGTCTTCGTGCGGAAGCAGCGGTTGTGGAGGAGGGTGCGGTGGCGGTGGTTGCGGGGGATGCGGCTCATGA
- a CDS encoding DegT/DnrJ/EryC1/StrS family aminotransferase: MVPFVDLKAQYQTIAGQVDEAMRRVVADADFILGRDVALFEREFADFCEAEYAVGLDSGTSALELALRAHGIGEGDEVITVSHTFVATVAAISYTGALPVLVDVDRDSYNIDAGKIEAAITPRTKALVPVHLYGQPADLDLILAIARKHNLVVIEDACQAHGARYKGKRVGALGDAGCFSFYPGKNLGAYGDAGMVVTNKKEIAERITLLRNYGQPQKYRHVMMGYNRRLDSLQAAVLRVKLPLLDEWNASRQRAARLYNELLEDAEGIRTPYAAEESSHAYHLYVVQHAQRERLMSYLHEQGVSAGLHYPIPVHLQPCYEDLGLRSGSLPVSEAVSSRVISLPMFAEITAEQIEYVCDHVKKFCRSSEGRDGATAVDS; the protein is encoded by the coding sequence ATAGTTCCGTTCGTGGACCTGAAGGCGCAATACCAAACGATCGCGGGCCAGGTGGACGAGGCCATGCGTCGCGTCGTCGCCGATGCCGACTTCATACTTGGCAGAGACGTAGCATTGTTCGAACGAGAGTTCGCGGACTTCTGCGAAGCCGAGTATGCGGTCGGGCTAGACTCGGGCACTTCGGCGCTCGAGTTGGCGCTTCGCGCCCACGGGATAGGAGAGGGCGATGAGGTCATCACCGTCTCCCATACATTTGTTGCCACGGTCGCCGCTATCTCCTACACCGGCGCGCTGCCCGTTTTGGTGGATGTCGATCGAGACTCTTACAATATCGACGCCGGCAAGATTGAAGCTGCAATAACCCCGCGTACGAAAGCACTCGTGCCGGTGCATCTCTACGGCCAGCCCGCCGACCTGGACCTCATATTGGCGATCGCGCGAAAGCACAATCTCGTCGTTATCGAAGACGCTTGTCAGGCGCACGGCGCGCGTTACAAAGGAAAGCGGGTAGGGGCGCTGGGCGACGCCGGATGCTTCAGCTTCTATCCGGGGAAAAACCTGGGCGCTTATGGTGACGCCGGGATGGTCGTGACCAACAAAAAGGAAATAGCAGAGCGAATCACGCTGTTGAGAAACTATGGCCAGCCCCAAAAGTATCGGCACGTGATGATGGGGTACAACCGCCGGCTTGATTCTCTACAAGCCGCCGTGTTGCGAGTGAAGCTTCCACTGTTGGATGAGTGGAACGCGTCGCGGCAGCGCGCAGCGCGGCTTTACAACGAACTGCTCGAGGATGCCGAGGGAATTAGAACTCCGTACGCCGCAGAAGAATCATCGCACGCGTATCATCTGTATGTCGTTCAACACGCCCAGCGCGAGCGATTGATGAGCTACCTGCACGAGCAAGGCGTGTCCGCGGGTCTGCACTATCCCATCCCGGTGCATTTGCAGCCTTGCTATGAAGACCTGGGTTTGCGCTCGGGGTCTCTTCCCGTCAGCGAGGCAGTTTCGTCACGCGTCATATCGCTGCCGATGTTTGCCGAAATAACCGCTGAACAGATCGAATATGTCTGCGATCACGTCAAGAAGTTTTGCCGCTCATCAGAGGGTCGAGACGGAGCAACGGCTGTCGATTCATAG
- a CDS encoding tetratricopeptide repeat protein, whose translation MVSIAAGKKRKSTPIATPHQEVKLPPRVRNRSVYIAAGALLVIVLLCYANALTNEFVFDDHVNLQNNPVLRKIENVPRLLISGFRPLREISYALDFALWGERPFGFHLTNILIHVANALLVFLLMRRLIGDVLSAAVGALVFAIHPIQPDAVTYISGRRDVLFAFFYLASFHSYLSYRCVAGGAERRHRWRSALSYFALFIVCWALSLLSKEMAASLPIFIFVWNFCDAWPKKLGSWGRRLFSAAREAFSRDKWLYLILSLAVPAYAWYVVFAKGSSTRARLAGFDYWGGSFYTNMLTVIRVHAWYLKQLVYPTPIVQYYGAFDVSSSLFELRVILAIVAVGAVIIGGFLLLDRNRLMAFAVLSYFVLLLPVSQIIPHHELLADHYLYLPLMSVGLFVAVLFQKLSARGERVKRIAYCTAGVILAVLMVMTVWRNRVYRNDLTLWQANYAEVPNSIRAIFNLGSAYENSYPARAGELYKRCIALAPSYAPAYVRLAMLYQVKEKAREVQELVEHGLTVPAPAINAPGYDNPLRTRSDLTTALAISKGFQGRPKEAEESLLKAIELYPSNQQAYELLAGYYHTADRIKELEILKRQVAVLPTNYYSLQTLSLRLIENKKYDDALPYLDRMLAMIPGDFYANYQLGQIYRTKNDCARARQYLTTARPAASGPEDAKTIEEAFNQLQEQCAGS comes from the coding sequence ATGGTGAGCATCGCCGCGGGCAAAAAGAGAAAGAGCACGCCGATCGCAACCCCGCACCAGGAAGTAAAGCTTCCCCCTCGCGTCCGGAACAGGTCCGTCTATATCGCGGCCGGAGCCCTGCTGGTCATCGTCTTACTTTGTTATGCGAACGCGCTTACCAACGAGTTTGTTTTTGACGACCACGTGAATTTGCAAAACAACCCCGTGCTGCGCAAGATCGAGAACGTCCCCCGGTTGCTTATCTCGGGGTTTCGACCCCTCAGGGAGATATCCTACGCGCTTGATTTCGCATTGTGGGGCGAGCGCCCCTTCGGATTTCATCTGACAAACATCTTGATCCACGTTGCAAATGCGCTGCTCGTGTTTCTGCTTATGCGGCGGCTGATCGGAGATGTTCTATCGGCAGCAGTTGGGGCGCTCGTCTTTGCTATCCATCCAATTCAGCCGGACGCGGTAACCTATATATCGGGGAGGCGGGATGTCCTTTTCGCTTTCTTTTATCTCGCAAGCTTTCATAGCTATCTTTCGTATCGATGTGTTGCTGGCGGCGCGGAACGGCGACATCGCTGGAGATCGGCGCTTTCGTACTTCGCGCTGTTTATCGTTTGCTGGGCGCTCAGTTTGTTGTCGAAAGAGATGGCCGCGAGTTTGCCGATTTTCATTTTCGTGTGGAATTTTTGCGATGCCTGGCCAAAGAAGCTGGGTTCCTGGGGCCGTCGGCTGTTTAGTGCTGCCCGAGAAGCTTTCAGCCGGGATAAATGGCTTTACTTGATACTTTCGCTGGCTGTGCCGGCCTATGCCTGGTACGTCGTATTTGCCAAGGGCTCTTCCACGCGCGCGCGCCTGGCGGGATTCGACTACTGGGGCGGTAGCTTCTATACGAATATGCTCACGGTGATCCGGGTGCACGCCTGGTATCTTAAACAACTCGTCTATCCGACTCCCATTGTGCAGTACTACGGAGCGTTTGATGTATCCTCGTCTTTGTTTGAATTGCGGGTAATCCTGGCCATTGTTGCCGTCGGCGCAGTCATCATCGGAGGTTTTCTTCTGCTAGACAGAAACAGGCTTATGGCGTTTGCTGTTCTTTCATACTTTGTGCTGCTGCTTCCGGTAAGCCAAATCATCCCCCATCACGAACTGCTCGCAGATCACTATCTTTACTTGCCGTTGATGAGCGTCGGTCTATTCGTGGCGGTGTTGTTCCAAAAGCTTTCAGCAAGAGGCGAGCGCGTTAAGCGCATCGCTTATTGCACAGCAGGCGTCATATTGGCGGTTCTGATGGTTATGACGGTTTGGCGCAACCGGGTATACAGGAATGATCTGACGCTTTGGCAGGCTAACTATGCCGAGGTGCCTAATTCGATTCGCGCTATTTTCAATCTTGGAAGCGCGTACGAGAACAGTTATCCGGCAAGAGCCGGAGAGCTCTACAAACGATGTATCGCACTCGCTCCATCATATGCGCCCGCGTACGTCAGACTCGCCATGCTTTATCAGGTCAAGGAAAAGGCGCGCGAGGTGCAAGAGCTTGTCGAGCATGGGTTAACTGTCCCCGCCCCCGCGATCAACGCGCCTGGCTATGATAACCCGCTCAGAACGCGCTCGGACCTGACTACAGCGCTGGCCATATCAAAAGGGTTTCAGGGACGTCCGAAAGAAGCCGAAGAATCACTGCTGAAAGCAATCGAGCTATACCCATCCAATCAGCAAGCCTACGAACTGCTGGCAGGCTATTATCACACGGCGGATCGGATTAAGGAGCTCGAGATACTCAAGAGGCAAGTCGCGGTGCTTCCAACGAACTACTATTCGCTTCAGACTTTGTCGCTTCGTCTGATTGAAAACAAAAAGTATGACGATGCTCTGCCATATCTGGACAGAATGCTCGCGATGATTCCTGGCGACTTTTACGCGAATTACCAGTTGGGCCAGATTTATCGAACTAAGAACGACTGCGCAAGAGCGAGGCAGTATCTGACTACCGCAAGACCGGCGGCGTCTGGTCCCGAAGATGCCAAGACTATCGAAGAAGCTTTCAACCAGCTTCAAGAGCAATGCGCAGGATCGTAG